A DNA window from Engystomops pustulosus chromosome 6, aEngPut4.maternal, whole genome shotgun sequence contains the following coding sequences:
- the LOC140065350 gene encoding C3a anaphylatoxin chemotactic receptor-like, with amino-acid sequence MDLEDYFLDSPDKPGYREYDRRSFNEDFRTSLTDFQRMAYIITIINRVSITLYSIIFLLGIIGNGLVIWIAGFRMKKTISAVWFLHLAIANFLCCISIPLHIARWNYNVLLAIVILFYLNMTTSSFLLTAMMVDRWVSVMWPVWAKVHRTQKLVRITAGVIWLMSLAWIGFMYFLPLSVHSTYKLKLIIELIRFIIFFVIPFPIIVTSYVIIFLKRRQIKRPQRSQRPYRIITAVILSFFLCWAPYYIWPLIPLNHGGILQFQIVDTIIYTLAFFNSCIYPIIYVSMGQDSGQSFLRSIPLRIESALSEATDDLCQEQEDCGEAHADV; translated from the exons ATGGATCTGGAGGATTATTTCCTGGACTCACCTGATAAACCTGGGTACCGGGAGTATGACCGGAG GTCATTCAACGAAGACTTTAGGACCAGTCTCACAGATTTTCAAAGGATGGCCTACATAATAACCATTATCAATAGAGTGTCAATTACATTATACAGCATAATTTTCCTTCTTGGGATTATCGGGAATGGATTAGTCATCTGGATTGCCGGATTCAGGATGAAGAAGACAATCAGTGCCGTGTGGTTCCTCCACTTGGCCATCGCCAACTTCCTGTGCTGTATTTCTATTCCTCTCCACATTGCACGATGGAATTACAATGTATTACTTGCTATTGTCATACTGTTCTATTTAAACATGACCACTAGTTCCTTTCTCCTGACGGCCATGATGGTTGATCGCTGGGTATCGGTCATGTGGCCAGTTTGGGCTAAAGTTCACAGAACACAGAAACTAGTGAGAATCACTGCAGGAGTCATTTGGTTGATGAGTCTTGCATGGATTGGGTTCATGTATTTCTTACCATTATCTGTTCATTCAACCTATAAGCTAAAACTGATCATTGAGCTTATTAGGTTCATTATTTTCTTTGTGATCCCTTTTCCCATCATCGTCACCAGTTATGTCATCATTTTTCTCAAACGTAGACAAATTAAGAGACCCCAGAGATCTCAGAGACCCTACAGGATCATCACCGCTGTTATATTGAGTTTCTTCCTCTGTTGGGCTCCATATTACATCTGGCCACTAATACCCTTGAATCATGGGGGGATCCTTCAATTCCAAATAGTAGACACCATTATTTACACCCTGGCTTTCTTCAACAGTTGTATCTATCCAATCATTTACGTTAGTATGGGACAAGATAGTGGTCAAAGCTTCCTACGATCTATCCCTTTAAGGATTGAAAGTGCCCTAAGTGAGGCCACAGATGACCTGTGCCAAGAACAAGAGGATTGTGGGGAAGCCCATGCAgatgtttaa